The Apium graveolens cultivar Ventura chromosome 10, ASM990537v1, whole genome shotgun sequence nucleotide sequence ACTTACGAGTATTGGTGAGAAATTGGAGCCTGCTGAGTTTGATGAGTGGATCCGTGAAGTTGATGTTGGATCTGATGGTAAAATTAAGTATGAGGATTTTATTGCGCGGATGGTTGCCAAATGATTCTGTGAGTATTTTGTTTACTTTTCGAGTTTTCGGAGAATTATTGTGTTATGTGTGTGATGTTAGTTTGTTTTTTTTTGTGTGAATTAGTGATGCGGATGTTATAACTATGTGGACTTGGTTGTTGTTATATTTGCTTCTGATTATGTATTGTGTGATAAATAAGTTTCATTCACCTTTACGTAATTGATAATGTGCTGCAATATTATTCAAGTAGAATGTTGTAGTTATGTGGGTAttttgtttatttactttgtttAGTCTATTGTGTGATAGTTACTAGTGATGCGGATGTTATGATTATGTGGTCTTGTTGTTATATTTGCTTCGATTAGTATTTATATGATTATGTGTGGTTCGACATTATCATAATTGCTAATATGATGGGATTTAATTGGAGTAGAATGTTGTTACTCGTTATAAATGTGGATATTTAGTTTATTTGGTTTTATTAGCCTATTTTGTGATAGTTAAAAGTGTGAGATTTGATTTTGAGAAAATTAAAAACATAATTTGACAGTATGTTTTTATGTGCTTGAAAGATGATGAGGATTGTGGACTTGTATATCATTGGAGTTTTGATTGTTGTAGTATATGCTAGTTGTTGGTGTTTGTCAATAAGTGAAATAGATGCATGTGAAAATTTGAATATGTGGGACTGTTGTGGCTTCTAGTGGTCCTTGTATTACTTACTTTTTAAGAATTCTAGACTTGTTATGTATATTATTAACGTTTTAATTTTGTACAAGTTCTTAGTAGGTGCGAGTGAATCTATGTAGAAATATAGTTTTGTAACTTGTTGGCtctaataattaattgattaatagTCAATTGTATGATATGTGATAGTATTAAGTCCAAGCTAATATGCCCTCAATAGATTACGTCCCATCAGTAGAAGCTCGAGGCTGGAGGGAATTATGTCAATATGCTACAAAATTTTATTGTAGACGTGTAGTTGTAGTGCTGAAATTTGGGGAGGGCAGATAAATTGAAAATATGATGAGTTATTCGAAATAGAGTTAACTATTTTGAGAGGGTAGATTAGGAAATAACTCAGAATAGAAGTAGGAGACCAAGGTGTGCTAGCGTTAGCGTTATCTTTCCTGTTTTTCCCCTATTTTTTCGCTAAGCAAAACCAAAATGAGGCCATTGCTATGTGATTGAAGTTGGTCATGTCTGTTTCGTACTTCATTTCCGTTTGATGTTAAAAATgttgtaatttttatttttttatttttttatttttcttttgtgTTGTGGCAGATCTTTGATGAATTAAATGCATCACTCAGGGATATTTTCCCTGTTGTTCTATACTTGTTCTAAACTGGCAGTCACAACAGTTATGTTTTCATGTTTAGGCAGTTGGTCAAATACTCTTATGAACTGATTCTTTTTTGAACCAGATTTAACCTGAGAAGATCTATCTTATTTAAATAACAATCTAACATTTCAAATAATGTCCTCAAAGTCCTTTTTAATTAGTCTGGAATTGTCTCAAAATATGAGAAAGAATTTGGTAAACAAAGAACCATTCGTGGCAGATCTGTCCAAATTCTGACCCTCTAGAGTAAATTTTGTTTAACCATAAAGAAAGCCTAGGGCATTTATTGGCTTAAACGATCTGACTATCTGAGTGTCTGACTGGTGTTGCCATAGGAAGGTGATTAGAAACCTATAATGAATGTGCTTGCCATTTTAGTTATGTTTTAGTAAGTGTAGGCTTGTAGCCACTAACCAGTCCCTTGTTCAAGTTTTACTATCACATTTTATCTATGTTTTGGGGTTACATAGAATGTTAGGGATATCCTTTAATGTTGTTATTTAAAGTTGTGCCTGGTTTGAACATGAGAATGTAACATCCGATACTTATTTAATGCGTAAAAAACAATGTTGCTAAAATATAGGGACATAACTAGATTCCACATTAACCCTAGTTCTAATCAGTTTTAAGCTTTTGTTTGTGTTTACACTTTATTGTACTTGAATATTAGCTGATGATCCAATCTTTGCTAGTGATTAAATATACAGTTAAACCTCGATTAAGTAATATCCGATAAAGTAATAACCTCGCTTAAGTAATAATTTTCATCGGTCCCAACTTGGGCCAATGTTGTAAAGTAATATTCTCGCTAAAAgcataagataataaaaaattcgAAAGTCATTAAGGGCCCAAGTAATATGTAAagtaataattccataattatatatatatatatatactgtataatgtatatgattacaaaatttaattcttattaaaatatgaatCTATTGTAGCTTGTTTCTTCTTTCCACCAAAGCCAAAATTAGTCTCGTCCTTGACTTTATGTAAAGCAAAAATAACTCCTGGTATGTTTTGCTCGTGTTGTAACAAGTAATTGTTCAAAGTGGTGAGTGCTTGAAATGCTTCCTTTGATGACACGCTTGGGATGACATTGCTATCGTCGGGTTCAGGATCAGTCCCTTCATCAGTGCTCATTACCGACTCAATGATTTCTTCATCCGTAGGTGATTCCATAACCGCATCATTCTCGTTTGGATAGTTTAAGAGATGCTCGACATCCATCACATTCCTATATCGTAAATTAGAGATAACTTCATTTAATCCTTCGACACCTTCATTTATTTCTCCAAGTTCttgttcatcattttcttctgAACGAATCTTGCAATGCCGAAAACAATTTGCAATTGTGGTTGTTTTCACATCAATATTCCAAGCCATGTTAGCAAAACTAATAGCATTCAAGATATTAACTTTTTCAGGATTTGTTGCATTAACTTCAAGACTTTGCAACATGCTAGAATATAGACGACGCCGATAGTGAACTTTAAATGCTCCTTTCCTTTTTCTTGAATGATTTCTCCAGACATATTAACTTTATCTTGCCTTTGAAGAAACCACTCAAACAAAACTTTCTCTAACTCTGGATATTTTGCTGATTTGTGTTTTTTGACATCACTTTGTTTCCTCTCGTCGGACAAGTATTCCGAGGCTCTCTTGAGTGTGTTTGATATAGTTGATTGACTGATATCTAAGTCATATTTTTGATGTACCCATGCTTGTAAATCTTTCTGGCTTACACCCGGATTCTCCTTTTTATATTCACAAATAGCACTCCTTATCTTATCTGTGATTGCTGATTTTTTCACTCCTTTTAGATGATGCGAAGACATTGGTGTATACTGTAAAACAAAGTTGATATTGTATGTGTCTGTAGTGTACCATTCTATCATTTTATATAGTTAATCACAAAGTCTTATCATTAATATTATGGTGTCTcttcatgtatttttatttaaGAATTACAATAAATATTAGATGGTTGAGTTTCAATACAACGTACACAACACATGTTACCTTTATGTACTGATCTGGTGCAATTTTAATATGCATGCATCTAGTTTTTGGATATAAGTAATCATAATAAAAGTAATTTTAGATCAAATACATTGCATGTGATTAATTCTAGTTTTTATACGTACATTATATATTATACTGTACCACGTAAACATAAAAATTCGgtaaagtaataaaatattactttatcgataaagtaataaaatattattatatcgataaagtaataaattcggtaaagtaatattttttcccGGTCCCAAGGGtattactttaaagaggtttaactgtAGAATCAAAGGTCATTCTTGAGTCTTGACAACAACATTTATTATTACAGAATTGCAGAATTCTATTAATTGGCAATAGTATAAATTTGCTCTTTGATTTTCCATACTTATTCAGAATTCATTTACTCTTATGTTTGCAGAATTGCAGGTGAACTGAAGTTGTGTTATATTTCTAGTTCAAGGATGGACCAGTCTTTTTGCTCTTTGGCGCATTAGTCTTTTGTTTGCCTCCGTAGTATGGTTGTGTTTTCAATTGACAGCTTTCAGTTTATGTCTGTCATTTGTTCTAACAGTGAACAATGTGTGCATCCAACTTCATTGAAATTAAACATGTATGTGATTTTCTAGCTTTTCAGCTCTAATTTAGGAGGCTCCTGGTGTATGAAAACATGTTTCTTGGGTTGATGTGTGTGTTGTGTGAATAATCAGTGGCATCAAACCCTGGGGCGAATCGTTTTGTGTAATCGCTTGAATTGTAGCCTCTAATATCTTCTCTTTCGAATTATGTTAGTTTATCAAGGCGTTTTGCAACAGTTTCCATAAAAATTGTGTTTCACACTTCACTTCTCCAAGTCAAGACATAATTCTGATGAAAAATGTCGGACACCTTTGAATAATATCTTCTCAGGAAATTTCAAAGTCTCATCATTAAACTTTTGTTAGCTTCAGAATTATTAcataaaaaaaattgaagaaAATTAAAAACAGATAgattgaattaaaaaataattgcGATGTATTTTATCCATGCgattaaaattgaatttttaatCTTTCAATagttatattaaaattatatgtAATTAAATGAAAAGCCTACTCGTTATTATTTTTAGTTACATAAATCGAAACACTTTAATAGCaaacaataatttatatttagcacattttattttttttatatataaaaaagatGTGAGTTTTACATGTTAAATGGTCAAATTAGCTTTCGAGATCATGTCAAAACTAACGgcgtttatttttattttttttacggTTGCACACTAATTGCACTGGTTTAATAACTTCAGAAAAACAAAGTGCATCCGACAAAAAAAACAAAGTGCAAATATTAGATTTCAGGTACACAAATGCAAAAATCAAATACATCATGGACACAATATGCACTTTACTTAAATAAGAGCTGAGGGTGCCCTAAACAACAATAACAAAAGGTTCACGGATAAAAGCCCAAGATTAGCCCAAAGTTGCCCATATAAATAACCTAATAAACCCTCGACGATAAACCCTTAAAATCGCCAACGAGTGTGTCCCTCTGTAAAATTATTTGCCAAAGCCAAAGGTAATTTTATAAAACCCTCTTCAGAATTTACTTACATTCAACTTTTAACCGTTTCTTATACATTCAGTAGCAGCAGCAGTAATTTAGAATTAAGGAGAACAATATGGCGACCTATGCAGCTATTAAGCCGGCTGTTAAGCCTGGTTATGAAGATACTCAGGAACCTGCGCATAAAGTCAGAATCACTCTGTCTTCCAAAAATGTTAAAaatctcgaaaaaggtttattattttttcttttctccATGCATGTATTTCTGTTAATTTGGTGGTTAATGTTACGTTTATTCTGTGCTTTTTCGGTATTTggaatttattttaatttgaaatttACGGTAATTTGTACATGAATGACCTTAATTTTATACGGATGTATGTTTTAGTTCTGTTTTGTGCCAACGACTTATCTTATTACATAATTTGCAGCTCTTTGTTATGGAATAATTGCATTAGTGTCTTGAATTATTTTCTTGCTATTACTAAAGAGCTTTTACGGACAATAGCTTTGTTTCTATCCGTAGTTACAAATACTCTTGGTTATTGAGGttatgtttaaattttaaataaggATATGATTAGCTTTTTTCCAAGTACATTGAGTAAATGTCTTAGGACACTTGTTTTTATTGACGTTGACATATTACACGGGCATTGCTTTCTATATCATTAACAACTATTCAGTTCAAGGTTTTGTGAAGTGGCATATACTGGCAAATTAAGGTTGTTATGAATCTTGTTATCTATCTTTTGTTCAATacttaattgtttatttaattatgtgTTTAGTGTGTGCTGATTTGGTTCGTGGAGCAAAGGACAAGACTTTGAAGGTTAAGGGACCGGTGAGGATGCCAACCAAGGTTCTCCGTATTACCACAAGGAAGGCTCCCTGTGGTGAAGGTATTATCGTCTATCTTGATTGAAATTAAGTTTTTCAAAACTAGTTGAATACAAAATTTACATGCACTTGTTACTTTTGCTGTTTCTAAAGAAAAAAGCTAAGCAACACTCTGGAGTCTGGATCTCATTTTGTTGTAATATTGCTCTACTATTCACGTCTGCTTCTTAATAAATTTGTGGTGCCATAAGTTTAATTAAAGAGTCATTGCTTTTGAAAGATGGGATATTTGTTATAATAACCATATAATGGACAAGGTTCAACAAAAAATCTTATTTAGAAATCTATTACTTTTGGAAGCTGAGGATTATGAgacaagtttaataaaagttatCCTTCTTCCATTAGAAGAATACTGTGTCCAAATTACATTAAAAGTTAAAAATTTGGTAAAAGAAGTTGGGTTGTTTTCTAATGAtgatttattataatttataaccTTGGCCATCATTGTTAGGTCTAATCCCTTGTAAAGAAGATTCAACAGATGTTATCTGTGCATCGTAGAAATTATCATTATCACCAGTCCAAGTCATGATATATCGGACTAATTTCTGAAAATCAGTCGTTTTTTAATCATAGATAGCTTGTCTTTCGGCAATGGGCTTTGTAGTGTATATGTATATTAAGCTGAATTCTTATTTGAGCTACACCTAAACAGACTAATTTGATTCTTCCAAATAATGGTTCAATACTTGTTAGTGATCTTAACTTACTGGTTTTGTATGTGGACTTAATGTATTACCTCGACTAATCTTCATTCTTCACCCTTCTCTCTGTTTCTTTGTTATAAATGGAGTTTGTGATGCCTGTTGGTAGATATTCTATTTTTTATTTGATATTCTTTTCCGAAATTTATAGGAACCAACACGTGGGACAGATTTGAGCTTCGTATCCACAAGCGTGTTATTGACCTATTTAGCTCCCCTGATGTGGTGAAGCAGATTACTTCCATTACCATTGAACCCGATGTTGAGGTTGAGGTCACCATTGCTGATCTCTAGAAGATCCCACTTTCGTGATAGATTTT carries:
- the LOC141693471 gene encoding small ribosomal subunit protein uS10y-like, with protein sequence MATYAAIKPAVKPGYEDTQEPAHKVRITLSSKNVKNLEKVCADLVRGAKDKTLKVKGPVRMPTKVLRITTRKAPCGEGTNTWDRFELRIHKRVIDLFSSPDVVKQITSITIEPDVEVEVTIADL
- the LOC141692012 gene encoding uncharacterized protein LOC141692012; the encoded protein is MLQSLEVNATNPEKVNILNAISFANMAWNIDVKTTTIANCFRHCKIRSEENDEQELGEINEGVEGLNEVISNLRYRNVMDVEHLLNYPNENDAVMESPTDEEIIESVMSTDEGTDPEPDDSNVIPSVSSKEAFQALTTLNNYLLQHEQNIPGVIFALHKVKDETNFGFGGKKKQATIDSYFNKN